Proteins encoded within one genomic window of Pseudalkalibacillus sp. SCS-8:
- a CDS encoding polysaccharide deacetylase family protein produces the protein MEILIWTALVGFILFLFYGIVPTVLFRTKSIGLIKRGPHRRSVALTFDDGPNPTYTPVLLDLLKQYNCKATFFVVAQKAEKYPELVRRMVNEGHTIGIHHYTHTDSWFLSPFATRQEILDSTRVIERVSGVKPRFYRPPFGRLNIFTYMFAKDYDIVLWSSIFQDWKKQDHEKLKSKMMDGLEEGAIFLLHDDGANPKADSDAPDTTIKALSRFIPEALSIGYECVNLDAHLQEKSAMEQKRIL, from the coding sequence ATGGAGATCTTGATTTGGACTGCCTTGGTAGGCTTCATCCTATTTCTTTTCTATGGAATCGTGCCGACGGTCCTTTTCCGGACGAAATCCATTGGTTTGATAAAGAGAGGTCCCCACCGAAGGTCAGTAGCGTTGACATTTGATGACGGACCGAACCCAACTTACACACCGGTGTTATTGGATCTTTTAAAACAATACAACTGTAAAGCGACCTTTTTTGTCGTAGCTCAAAAAGCTGAAAAGTATCCAGAATTGGTACGACGTATGGTGAATGAAGGGCACACGATTGGAATCCACCATTATACGCATACGGATAGCTGGTTCTTAAGCCCATTTGCCACCAGACAGGAAATTCTGGATTCTACAAGGGTCATTGAACGGGTATCTGGTGTGAAGCCACGTTTTTATCGGCCCCCTTTCGGCCGCTTGAACATCTTTACGTATATGTTTGCGAAAGACTATGATATCGTGCTTTGGTCGTCCATCTTTCAGGATTGGAAGAAACAGGATCATGAAAAGTTGAAATCCAAGATGATGGATGGACTTGAAGAAGGAGCGATTTTCCTGCTGCATGATGATGGGGCAAATCCGAAAGCTGATTCCGACGCTCCCGATACAACGATCAAGGCATTAAGCCGCTTCATTCCAGAGGCATTGAGCATAGGATACGAGTGTGTCAATCTTGATGCACACCTTCAGGAAAAATCAGCTATGGAACAGAAGAGGATATTATGA
- a CDS encoding DedA family protein produces the protein MNFENVLHAIHTYGYWIILLTLFCGIVGIPAPEETFMVLIGMLAAQLHLMLSWTLFSAFAGTVLGLAVSYAIGRYLGVPFLQRYGRYIKITPELWEKVSDKFHRYGKTTLLFSLFIPGLRQIAPYVAGTSSYPVGIYTILSLIGSLLWTICYIMVGFWIGDRLPMHWIPWLSVLALLAFAGIFLIKKWRVKGGSKA, from the coding sequence ATGAATTTTGAGAACGTATTACATGCGATTCACACATATGGATATTGGATTATTTTGTTGACGCTGTTCTGTGGGATCGTTGGCATTCCTGCGCCTGAAGAAACCTTCATGGTTCTGATCGGCATGCTGGCAGCTCAGCTGCACTTGATGCTAAGCTGGACCTTGTTCAGTGCTTTCGCCGGCACCGTACTTGGTCTTGCCGTCTCATATGCGATCGGACGTTATTTGGGCGTGCCTTTTTTACAGCGGTATGGCCGGTATATCAAAATCACACCAGAGCTATGGGAGAAGGTCAGTGATAAGTTCCATCGATACGGGAAAACGACACTCCTATTCAGCCTGTTCATTCCAGGACTCCGCCAAATCGCACCTTATGTTGCTGGAACGAGCAGCTATCCTGTTGGTATTTATACGATTCTAAGCCTGATAGGGAGCTTGCTGTGGACGATTTGTTACATCATGGTCGGGTTCTGGATCGGTGATCGGTTGCCGATGCACTGGATACCATGGTTGAGTGTGCTTGCACTTCTTGCATTTGCAGGAATCTTCTTAATAAAAAAATGGAGAGTGAAAGGAGGGAGCAAAGCATGA
- a CDS encoding MGDG synthase family glycosyltransferase, producing the protein MKKILFLPLFQMPSGHHQVADALIDSIQNSEEEIECKKVDFLSYWNVSLERTIGTMYLKWISSLPKTYHWVYKHFMYETKGQQVPFKVDYVQLLGFESKMLELIRKENPDLIVCTHCFPSAIISRLKRQQRIDIPTVNVYTDFFINGIWGKEQIDLHLVNDEMMKKELMDNHQVAEDQIAVTGIPTSEDIVSYTARHLSPKKHILVAGGSSGVGNMIEYLESIKSDSKYRYTVLCGKNDKLFNELKSWNVPHIEPRPYIESRAEMNHLYEQADAIITKPGGITISEALKKRLLIFVHSALPGQEQYNLKGLSEKQLIIPIEEGECETTISGVLENEWRRKQIFQRMDEYLASTESCPKREIVKLIDSPAMLSVQPG; encoded by the coding sequence ATGAAGAAAATACTTTTCCTACCCCTTTTCCAAATGCCATCCGGTCATCATCAAGTGGCCGATGCGTTGATTGATTCAATCCAGAATTCAGAAGAAGAAATCGAATGTAAGAAAGTCGATTTTCTAAGTTATTGGAATGTATCTTTAGAAAGAACAATCGGGACGATGTATTTGAAGTGGATCAGCTCTCTCCCGAAAACCTATCATTGGGTATATAAGCATTTCATGTATGAGACGAAGGGACAACAGGTCCCGTTCAAAGTGGATTACGTCCAATTACTCGGCTTCGAGTCGAAAATGCTGGAATTGATCCGTAAAGAAAACCCTGATTTGATTGTTTGTACCCATTGTTTTCCTTCTGCCATCATCAGCCGGTTGAAACGTCAACAACGAATCGACATCCCGACGGTCAATGTGTATACCGATTTCTTTATCAATGGGATCTGGGGTAAAGAACAGATCGATCTTCATCTGGTCAATGATGAAATGATGAAGAAAGAATTGATGGACAACCATCAAGTAGCGGAGGACCAAATTGCGGTTACAGGAATACCGACCAGTGAGGATATCGTGTCCTATACAGCACGTCATTTATCACCAAAGAAACACATCCTTGTAGCTGGCGGGAGCAGCGGTGTCGGGAATATGATCGAGTACCTGGAATCAATCAAGTCTGATTCCAAGTACCGATACACAGTGCTTTGCGGAAAGAATGATAAGCTGTTCAATGAACTTAAATCGTGGAATGTGCCACATATTGAACCACGTCCGTATATTGAGAGCAGGGCGGAAATGAACCACCTCTACGAACAAGCGGATGCTATCATCACAAAGCCTGGAGGAATCACAATCAGTGAAGCGCTGAAAAAGAGGCTGCTGATTTTCGTACACTCGGCTCTGCCTGGTCAGGAGCAATATAATTTAAAAGGCTTAAGTGAAAAGCAGCTCATTATTCCAATCGAAGAAGGCGAGTGTGAAACGACGATTTCAGGGGTGCTTGAGAATGAATGGCGAAGGAAACAGATTTTTCAACGGATGGACGAGTATCTGGCATCCACAGAGAGCTGTCCGAAGCGCGAAATTGTGAAACTCATCGATTCTCCGGCGATGTTGAGCGTTCAACCTGGATAA
- a CDS encoding sigma-70 family RNA polymerase sigma factor: protein MIKKKPSEFMSREDRLNWLMDEYGDSIVRLAYTYTKQKQMAEDIAQDVFIKCYEKLDTFREESSYRTWLYRITVNTCKDALKSWSYRNLFFTDIISPKWLRPHRSTEIEIVVDEESRMISEKVLALPVKLREVIILHYYEELSTEEVAQLLKLNQNTVKSRLYRGRLQLKKMLDGGERYGR, encoded by the coding sequence ATGATCAAGAAGAAACCTTCCGAATTCATGTCGCGTGAAGATCGGTTGAACTGGCTGATGGATGAGTATGGGGATTCAATTGTTCGACTCGCCTATACATATACGAAGCAAAAGCAAATGGCTGAAGATATTGCCCAGGATGTTTTCATTAAATGCTATGAAAAGCTGGATACATTCCGGGAAGAATCCTCTTATCGGACATGGCTGTATCGGATTACCGTGAATACGTGTAAGGATGCATTGAAAAGCTGGTCTTATCGAAATTTGTTTTTTACGGACATAATCAGTCCAAAGTGGCTACGCCCTCACCGATCAACAGAAATTGAAATCGTTGTCGACGAAGAAAGCAGGATGATTTCAGAAAAAGTATTGGCCTTGCCGGTCAAGCTTCGTGAAGTGATCATCCTCCATTACTACGAGGAGTTAAGTACTGAAGAAGTAGCGCAACTGTTAAAGCTCAATCAAAATACAGTCAAATCAAGATTGTATCGTGGAAGGTTGCAGTTGAAAAAAATGCTGGACGGAGGAGAACGGTATGGAAGATAA
- a CDS encoding GNAT family N-acetyltransferase produces MEITYEIVKDEDVECCREVCNKLMAYQKSLAHYRPELFDDMNFDTRMLSSVKSSTHNFTVVAKADDKIVAYVYSNIAPKENYDNEFATFFDLSTVRNDDVGCLSNFYIEDGYRGQGIGSVLFNMSMEWLKGFPHVEDYFVFVSNGNDKALEFYQNKGFQYSNKVLDGFITTLRYADRVEASKPLQAK; encoded by the coding sequence GTGGAAATAACGTATGAGATCGTAAAAGATGAAGATGTAGAATGCTGCAGGGAAGTATGCAACAAGCTGATGGCGTATCAGAAATCCCTTGCCCATTATAGGCCGGAGTTGTTTGATGATATGAATTTTGATACACGTATGCTCTCTTCTGTAAAAAGCTCAACACATAATTTTACCGTGGTGGCGAAAGCGGACGATAAGATCGTGGCCTACGTTTATTCCAACATCGCTCCAAAAGAAAACTATGATAACGAGTTTGCAACGTTCTTTGACCTTTCAACCGTCCGTAATGATGATGTCGGATGCCTGAGCAACTTTTACATAGAAGACGGGTATCGCGGGCAAGGAATCGGATCGGTCCTTTTTAACATGTCGATGGAATGGCTGAAGGGTTTCCCTCATGTTGAAGATTATTTCGTCTTTGTGTCGAATGGTAATGACAAAGCGCTAGAATTCTATCAAAATAAAGGCTTCCAATATAGCAATAAAGTGCTTGATGGGTTCATAACAACATTACGTTACGCTGATAGAGTCGAAGCTTCAAAGCCGCTTCAGGCGAAATAA